In Cryptomeria japonica chromosome 10, Sugi_1.0, whole genome shotgun sequence, a genomic segment contains:
- the LOC131029982 gene encoding uncharacterized protein LOC131029982: protein MGKFSAMVAIVLVLGMMGYSVAQAPAGSPAKSPAPSPAKSPASSPAPSPLKTPMSSPVPSPLETPISAPSSSASPPSPPSSPEPSSTSSPSGADSPKATPPASTTGTPPSAAAATATAVQKVAIFGAALLGCAAFLV from the coding sequence ATGGGTAAGTTCAGTGCAATGGTGGCCATTGTTTTGGTGTTGGGGATGATGGGGTATTCCGTTGCGCAGGCTCCAGCAGGTTCGCCGGCAAAATCTCCAGCACCTTCTCCGGCAAAGTCTCCTGCAAGTTCTCCAGCTCCGTCTCCCCTGAAAACACCCATGTCGTCGCCGGTTCCATCCCCATTGGAAACACCCATCTCGGCGCCGTCATCCTCAGCCTCACCCCCTTCACCTCCTTCATCTCCTGAGCCTTCTTCAACTTCCTCCCCATCTGGAGCAGACTCACCCAAGGCTACGCCGCCTGCATCTACAACCGGCACTCCTCCTTCAGCCGCCGCCGCCACCGCCACTGCCGTACAAAAAGTTGCCATCTTTGGAGCGGCTCTGCTCGGCTGCGCCGCTTTTCTTGTTTAA